Proteins from a single region of Nasonia vitripennis strain AsymCx chromosome 2 unlocalized genomic scaffold, Nvit_psr_1.1 chr2_random0005, whole genome shotgun sequence:
- the LOC116416437 gene encoding uncharacterized protein LOC116416437, whose translation MASIQLFERLVEVVRDTSRNIHGMSNNDIHYWLDMCNSTIKELNEKINKSNLSRGEKQKYQTCMTHLSCVQVQLEQHLQQGGSLQSEETEARVEWRDVESAFQNRIRTGVVVNIKHVDILSFFNDAQKLFKVKVEDCLKEYNAVKINSDFIAEFSMQKNGEETTDIKYFTSESVTAFMSTNLEEWFKDHIKEPILTQLEEFQEKDSGWTLTSIISLCINMKKYSPIKGSSFIPLPKFIEKKKACVNIRNNDNQCFKYAILSALHPSETNPNRVNQYRMYENELNFGDIEFPVKLKDVPKFEKLNDISVNVYMLKKYNEKFEVSPCHITKEKKEKHVNLLLIQDFYIDENEENNHDVGGSLPKYHYVWIKYLSRILSSQLSKSHVKSYHCERCLQIFYCKERLEMHENYCKNINKCRINLPDFKNNILKFEDYNKSEKVPFVIYADFECLLKPTENENAFQLHEAYSIGYYIKCSFDDSLSVYKSYRQKNEDEETPAKWFVRELKGISEKIDLLYKNPKPMRLTDLEELSFRGSTVCHICRKPIKNDELAVRDHCHLTGRFRGAAHNSCNLNYKDSRFVPVIFHNLNYDTHFILKEIATSTIMTGRVSLIPHNKEKYISFTKFIDDCDISFRFIDSWRFLPSSLEKLASYLETVPIAVNEFKTDGFTDEQINLLRRKGVFPYDFVDGLDKLMTTKLPEKNEFYNKLTDSHIIDEDYHHAVTVWNMFSTRTLGEYSDLYLKTDVLLLADVFESFRETSLKAYSLCPTHFYTTPGLTFSAALKMTKVELELLTDIDMLMFIEAGIRGGISQCCNRYAKANNPYMGSSYDKKQKTKTLLYFDINNLYGWAMVQYLPVGKFKWIEYETNSNFFNAPPDSDTGYFAEVDLEYPEEIHDDHQDLPFCAEHRTPPGSKQKKLLTTLNDKKRYVIHYLALKQVLDNGLRLKKVHRILSFEQKPWLKPYVEFNTEKRKQAKNEFEKLFYKLLINAVYGKCIERERSRVDVRLVNKFTGRYGAEARIAQPNFHSCAIFDENLVAIQLKRTSITIKKPIYVGLSILDMSKTLLYDFHYSYMKRRLGEKCKLLYTDTDSLIYEVDDVDMYKIMKEDLHKFDTSDYKENNQFGIPRVNKKVPGLMKDECNGKIMTEFIGLRSKMYSILIDGSETVKKAKGIKSSVVKKTITFEDYRKCLEEQIIVKREQCNIRSKLHIVHTEKQNKIALSPHDDKRYLLPHSTDTLPWGHYRIIEEQMALAVSQMEEDEKMADTRGERVGEMELEKGYEATNTKEESERAMERGSELSNENSAARVGMTLYGDTGEQIFIEYDVCEELMHEWNPSMEGASSNRRDILQEAMEGADIVVGNGLYEPTHHGEKHIRAVELENYLPLEKKPRLT comes from the exons atgGCTTCAATTCAACTTTTCGAACGTCTTGTCGAAGTAGTGCGTGATACTTCACGAAATATACACGGAATGAGCAATAATGATATTCATTATTGGCTAGACATGTGCAATtctacaataaaggaattgaacgaaaaaatcaataaatctaATCTTTCAAGAGGAGAAAAGCAGAAATATCAAACTTGTATGACACATCTTTCATGTGTGCAAGTTCAACTCGAACAACATCTTCAGCAAGGAGGAAGTCTACAATCGGAAGAAACTGAAGCTAGAGTTGAGTGGCGTGATGTAGAATCAGCTTTTCAAAATCGAATTAGAACAGGTGTAGTTGTAAATATAAAGCATGTGGACattctaagtttttttaacgatgcgcAAAAGCTTTTCAAGGTTAAAGTAGAAGATTGCTTGAAGGAATATaacgctgtaaaaataaattctgactTTATCGCAGAATTTTCTATGCAGAAAAATGGAGAGGAAACAACtgacattaaatattttacaagtgaAAGTGTTACAGCATTCATGTCAACGAATTTGGAAGAATGGTTTAAAGATCATATCAAAGAACCTATTCTCACCCAGCTTGAAGAATTTCAGGAGAAAGATTCTGGCTGGACCCTGACGAGTATTATCAGTTTGTGtatcaatatgaaaaaatattctccaatcAAGGGGAGTTCCTTCATTCCACttccaaagtttatagaaaagaaaaaggcatGTGTTAATATTcgtaataatgataatcagtGTTTCAAGTATGCTATACTTTCAGCATTGCATCCTAGTGAAACTAATCCCAATAGAGTTAATCAATATCGTATGTATGAGAACGAGCTGAACTTTGGTGATATAGAATTTCCAGTCAAACTTAAAGATGTaccaaaatttgaaaaattaaatgatatttcagtaaatgtatacatgttaaaaaagtataatgaaAAGTTTGAAGTATCGCCATGCcatattacaaaagaaaagaaagaaaaacatgtaaaTCTACTCctcattcaagatttttacatagatgaaaatgaagaaaataatcatgATGTTGGCGGAAGCCTGCCTAAATACCACTACGTTTGGATTAAGTATCTGTCTCGAATTTTAAGCTCTCAATTAAGCAAATCTCATGTAAAATCATACCACTGCGAAaggtgtttacaaattttttactgTAAAGAAAGGCTGGAAATGCAcgaaaattattgcaaaaatataaataaatgtcgaattaatttgcccgactttaagaataacattcttaaatttgaagattataataaaagtgaaaaagttccttttgttatttatgcagatttcgaatgtttgttaaagcctactgaaaatgaaaatgcttttcagCTTCATGAAGCATATAGCATAGGCTATTATATAAAGTGCAGCTTTGATGACAgtttatctgtttataaatcatacagacaaaaaaatgaagatgaagAGACACCGGCAAAATGGTTTGTTCGAGAATTGAAAGGAATTAGTGAAAAGATTGATCTACTCTacaaaaatccaaaaccaatgaGACTTACAGATCTAGAAGAATTATCTTTTCGGGGGTCAACTGTTTGTCATATATGTCGAAAGCctattaaaaatgatgaacTCGCAGTACGAGACCATTGTCATCTAACAGGACG ttTCAGAGGGGCAGCTCACAATTCATGCAATTTAAATTACAAGGATTCGAGGTTTGTGCCGGTTATCtttcataacctcaattaTGACACACACTTCATTTTGAAAGAGATTGCTACTTCTACAATAATGACTGGACGAGTATCTCTGATACCTcacaacaaagaaaaatatatttcatttacgaAGTTTATAGATGACTGTGAcatcagttttagatttattgatTCATGGCGTTTTTTACCATCATCGTTGGAAAAGCTTGCATCATATTTGGAAACAGTGCCGATAGCAGTAAATGAGTTCAAAACTGATGGATTTACAGATGAGCAAATCAATCTTCTGAGACGAAAAGGTGTATTTCCATATGATTTCGTAGATGGATTGGACAAGTTGATGACTACAAAACTGCCAGAAAAGAAtgagttttacaataaactaacAGATTCTCACATTATTGATGAAGACTATCATCATGCTGTTACAGTGTGGAATATGTTTTCTACAAGAACTTTGGGTGAATATTCTGATTTGTACTTGAAAAcagatgttttattattagctGACGTCTTTGAAAGTTTTCGAGAGACATCACTGAAAGCGTATAGTTTATGTCCTACACACTTTTACACGACTCCAGGTCtcacattttcagcagctctaaaaatgacaaaagtgGAATTGGAGCTTCTCACAGATATAGATATGCTGATGTTTATTGAAGCAGGCATTCGAGGAGGAATAAGTCAATGTTGCAATCGGTATGCTAAGGCAAACAATCCCTACATGGGATCATCATATGATAAGAAGCAGAAAACGAAGACgctcttatattttgatattaataatctttatgGATGGGCCATGGTGCAGTATTTACCAgtgggaaaattcaaatggattgaatatgaaacaaattcaaattttttcaatgcacCACCAGACTCTGATACAGGCTACTTTGCTGAAGTAGATTTAGAGTATCCTGAAGAAATACATGATGATCATCAAGATTTGCCTTTTTGTGCAGAGCATCGTACACCCCCTGGCTCAAAGCAGAAGAAACTGCTGACTACTTTGAACGATAAGAAAAGGTATGTCATTCATTATCTTGCGTTAAAACAGGTACTAGATAATGGACTTCGACTTAAAAAAGTGCATAGGATTCTGAGTTTTGAGCAGAAGCCTTGGCTCAAACCATATGTTGAATTTAatacagagaagagaaagcagGCCAAGAATGAGTTTGAGAAGCTTTTCTAcaagttattaattaatgcagtATATGGTAAGTGCATCGAGCGAGAACGATCTCGCGTTGATGTGCGATTAGTGAATAAATTTACTGGTCGATATGGAGCAGAAGCACGTATAgctcaaccaaattttcatagttgtgctatctttgatgaaaatttggttgctATACAGCTAAAGAGAACAagtattacaattaaaaaaccaaTATACGTTGGTCTCAGCATTCTCGATATGTCTAAAACATTGTTAtacgattttcattattcgtATATGAAGCGGCGACTTGGGGAAAAATGTAAACTCCTTTACACCGACACAGATAGTCTAATATATGAAGTTGATGACGtggatatgtataaaataatgaaagaagacttgcacaaatttgatacttctgattaCAAAGAGAACAATCAATTTGGAATTCCACGTGTCAATAAAAAAGTGCCTGGATTAATGAAAGATGAATGCAATGGCAAGATTATGACAGAATTTATTGGTTTACGTagcaaaatgtatagtattttGATAGATGGATCTGAGACTGTGAAAAAAGCCAAAGGCATAAAGTCAAGTGTTGTGAAGAAAACAATCACGTtcgaagattatcgaaaatgtcttgaagaacaaattattgttaaacgtGAGCAGTGCAACATTCGCTCTAAATTACACATAGTGCATACTGAAAAACAGAACAAAATAGCACTAAGTCCGCATGATGATAAAAGATACTTATTACCTCATAGCACAGACACTTTGCCTTGGGGTCATTACCGAATTATTGAGGAGCAGATGGCACTGGCTGTAAGTCAAATGGAGGAGGATGAAAAAATGGCTGATACAAGAGGAGAAAGAGTGGGGGAGATGGAATTGGAGAAGGGGTATGAAGCAACCAATACTAaagaagaaagcgagagagcaatGGAGAGGGGGAGCGAATTGTCCAATGAAAACAGTGCAGCACGAGTGGGGATGACACTTTATGGCGATACAGGCGAACAAATCTTTATAGAATACGATGTTTGTGAGGAGCTAATGCACGAATGGAATCCATCGATGGAGGGGGCATCTTCCAATAGAAGAGATATTCTACAAGAGGCTATGGAAGGGGCAGACATCGTGGTGGGGAATGGGCTATATGAACCGACGCACCACGGTGAAAAGCACATTCGAGCAGTCGAGCTTGAAAATTACCTACCTTTGGAGAAGAAACCAAGACTCACTTAA